The sequence below is a genomic window from Streptomyces sp. B21-105.
GGACCTGGCCTCGCTGCGTGCCCGGGCAGTACGGGTCCCCGGCGGCTGGCGGCTCAGCGGCCAGAAGACGTGGTCCTCGCGCGCGGCCTTCGCCGACCGCGCCTTCGGTCTGTTCCGCAGCGACCCGGAGGCCGCGAAACCCCACCAGGGGCTCACCTACGTCATGTTCGACCTGCGGGCGAAGGGCGTCACCGTTCGGCCGATCGGCCGTCTCGACGGGAAGCCGGCGTTCGCCGAACTGTTCCTGGACGAGGTGTTCGTGCCGGACGAGGACGTGATCGGCGAGCCGGGCCAGGGCTGGCGGATCGCGATGGCGACGGCGGCCGACGAACGCGGTCTGACGCTGCGCTCCCCCGGCCGTTTCCTGGCTTCAGCCGAGCGGCTGCACGCGCTCTGGCGGGCCCGGGGCGCTCCGCAGCGCGCGCGGGCGCAGGTCGCCGACGCCCTGATCGGCGCCCGCGCCTACCAGTTGGCCACCTACGCGACCGCCTCCCGTTTCCTCGGCGGCGAGCGCGTCGGCGCGGAGGCGAGTCTGAACAAGGTCTTCTGGTCCGAGTACGACATCGCCCTGCACGAGACGGCGCTCGACCTTCTGGGCGAGGAGGGCGAGTTCGCCGAGGAGGAGTGGTCGCAGCGGTATGTCTTCGCTCTCGCCGGGCCGATCTACGCGGGCACGAACGAGATCCAGCGCGACATCATCGCCGAGCACCTGCTCGGCCTGCCGAGGGGGCGCCGGTGACG
It includes:
- a CDS encoding acyl-CoA dehydrogenase family protein, with protein sequence MPPEPLPSLETAEGFAAHRAWEAELASDGWSAVNWPRRYGGRECGLVRWLLFEEEYYTADAPGRVGQNGVSLLAPTLFAHGTEEQRARVLPAMARGETVWAQAWSEPEAGSDLASLRARAVRVPGGWRLSGQKTWSSRAAFADRAFGLFRSDPEAAKPHQGLTYVMFDLRAKGVTVRPIGRLDGKPAFAELFLDEVFVPDEDVIGEPGQGWRIAMATAADERGLTLRSPGRFLASAERLHALWRARGAPQRARAQVADALIGARAYQLATYATASRFLGGERVGAEASLNKVFWSEYDIALHETALDLLGEEGEFAEEEWSQRYVFALAGPIYAGTNEIQRDIIAEHLLGLPRGRR